Proteins encoded together in one Columba livia isolate bColLiv1 breed racing homer chromosome 3, bColLiv1.pat.W.v2, whole genome shotgun sequence window:
- the CD93 gene encoding complement component C1q receptor, producing the protein MAVTRLLLLLLLALGCAGEDAAVLCADTACYTLHRAELGWNAAQKRCQDDGGNLATVGGPAEAQRLWELLAAIGWRGAAWIGLSLPRGHCMQPQEPLRGFSWVAGREPGNYSAWLAEPAVTCLSARCVGLQPHGLSTGWADRPCRAALPAFLCKFSFRGMCGPLRLAGPGRITYTTPFRVRSPRLDAAPFGTLAEAECEGGAGPAFTLCKGSLEGGGFAWDPPGPLCPLGCAQRNGGCQHRCLEEPGQPPRCACHPGFVLAPDMASCLPEDACHPNPCQGTCRAHPGGFECGCEDGYTLAPDGRHCVDVDECLAEPCQHECQNTAGSFVCLCQPGYRPAGPSGRHCHDEDECAQPGVCHQLCLNVPGSFHCACRPGYQRQPGGDACVDVDECLRDPCPGPCRNLPGSFECLCPPGSVPQDDGRGCHPAPTTAQPAGSPNGTLRTTGTPRTTSILRTTGTPRTTGIPPTMRIPTGVTPPAPTAAGSAPGPEHSADGPRLLLYYILGSLVAILLLLAFALALLACRRRAAKREKQPAKNAADNYCWVPEQPESRRASGERSGWEKR; encoded by the exons ATGGCTGTCACCcggctgctgttgctgctgctgctggcgctggGCTGTGCCGGGGAGGACGCCGCGGTGCTCTGCGCCGACACCGCCTGCTACACGCTGCACCGCGCCGAGCTGGGCTGGAACGCGGCGCAGAAGCGGTGCCAGGACGACGGGGGCAACCTGGCCACGGTGGGTGGCCCTGCCGAGGCGCAGCggctgtgggagctgctggcGGCCATCGGCTGGAGGGGCGCAGCCTGGATCGGTCTGTCGCTGCCGCGGGGCCACTGCATGCAGCCGCAGGAGCCGCTGCGGGGCTTCTCCTGGGTGGCCGGCAGGGAGCCGGGGAACTATTCGGCGTGGCTGGCTGAGCCGGCCGTCACCTGCCTCAGCGCCCGCTGCGTCGGGCTGCAGCCCCACGGCCTCTCCACTGGCTGGGCCGACCGGCCATGCCGCGCGGCGCTGCCCGCCTTCCTCTGCAAGTTCAGCTTCCGTGGGATGTGCGGGCCCCTGCGGCTGGCTGGCCCCGGCCGCATCACCTACACCACCCCCTTCAGGGTGCGCAGCCCCCGGCTGGACGCGGCCCCCTTTGGCACACTGGCTGAGGCTGAATGCGAGGGGGGCGCAGGTCCGGCTTTCACCCTCTGCAAGGGGTCGCTGGAGGGGGGCGGCTTCGCCTGGGACCCCCCCGGGCCCCTCTGTCCCTTGGGCTGCGCCCAGCGCAATGGTGGCTGCCAGCACCGCTGCCTGGAGGAGCCGGGGCAGCCCCCGCGCTGCGCCTGCCACCCCGGCTTCGTCCTGGCACCCGACATGGCCTCCTGCCTGCCCGAGGACGCCTGTCACCCCAACCCCTGCCAGGGGACGTGCCGGGCGCACCCCGGCGGCTTTGAGTGCGGCTGCGAGGATGGCTACACCCTGGCACCCGATGGCCGGCACTGCGTGGACGTGGACGAGTGCCTGGCCGAGCCCTGCCAGCACGAGTGCCAAAACACAGCCGGCAGCTTCGTCTGCCTCTGCCAGCCCGGCTACCGGCCCGCGGGACCAAGTGGCCGCCACTGCCACGACGAGGACGAGTGCGCCCAGCCCGGCGtctgccaccagctctgcctcaACGTCCCCGGATCCTTCCACTGTGCCTGCCGGCCCGGCTACCAGCGCCAGCCCGGCGGTGATGCCTGCGTGGACGTGGACGAGTGCCTGCGGGACCCCTGCCCCGGGCCCTGCCGCAACCTGCCCGGCAGCTTCGAGTGCCTCTGCCCGCCCGGCTCCGTCCCGCAGGATGACGGACGTGGCTGCCACCCCGCACCCACCACAGCGCAGCCTGCGGGGTCCCCCAACGGCACCCTGCGCACCACGGGCACCCCCCGCACCACGAGCATCCTCCGCACCACGGGCACCCCACGGACCACAGGCATCCCCCCAACCATGCGCATCCCCACAGGGGTGACACCGCCAGCCCCCACAGCAGCTGGTTCGGCTCCTGGCCCCGAGCACAGCGCTGACGGCCCCCGGCTGCTTCTCTACTAcatcctgggcagcctggtcgccatcctgctgctgctggccttcgccctggccctgctggccTGCAGGAGGAGGGCGGCCAAGAGGGAGAAGCAGCCGGCCAAAAACGCGGCGGACAACTACTGCTGGGTGCCCGAGCAGCCCGAGAGCCGTCGGGCCAGCGGCGAGCGCAG CGGCTGGGAGAAGCGGTGA
- the THBD gene encoding thrombomodulin, with product MRRVPLLLLPLLLGLGVRGEPGPASPSGAQCLEHDCFGIFWAARSFAEASGVCERGGGHLMTVRSTVAEDAIGLLLQNRSGRLWLGLRLAPSLPCTQPAQRLRGFQWVTGDRSTDYSNWASSERRCGKRCVTVSRQLRWEERSCESTADGFFCEYNYAGSCPRLPPAEGLLVTYTTPFGARGGDFVVLPAGSNASIPEIGLDLRCDEERDSGGLRWGRDAPGAWACRLANGGCEGTCGEEGGWPRCSCPDGNVLAPDGRSCSSPCAGAPCQHHCIVTGTTFFCMCESGYRLAADGSSCEDIDDCAVSPQLCEQACVNTEGGFQCQCYRGYEMLGGHCRPVSHCYKTPCEQKCEEVPDGYRCGCYPGYTVDPQDPSRCVLHCNRSQCPAQCDPHSLSCECPEGFVLDDVESKKICVDINECDMNYCQHDCVNHPGSYECHCHAGYQLLNQNDCGKILEEDGDGGYSGDLGPEAQTPIPSRTPPKAEHLHPGALVGIAMGALSAALVLLALGYHLAKKCCGSPSSMDYKCGGPHKKEMGLQPVTSGCAASGQKL from the coding sequence ATGCGGCGGgtcccgctgctgctgctgccgctgctgctggggctgggggtgaggggggagccGGGGCCGGCCTCCCCCTCGGGCGCgcagtgcctggagcacgattgTTTCGGCATCTTTTGGGCGGCCCGGAGCTTCGCGGAGGCCAGCGGGGTGTgcgagcggggcggggggcaccTCATGACCGTCCGCTCCACCGTGGCGGAGGATGCGAtcgggctgctgctgcagaaccGCAGCGGGCGGCTGTGGCTGGGGCTGCGCCTGgcgccctccctgccctgcacccagccGGCCCAGCGCCTCCGCGGCTTCCAGTGGGTCACGGGCGACCGCAGCACCGACTATTCCAACTGGGCGTCGTCGGAGCGGCGGTGCGGGAAGCGCTGCGTGACCGTGTCGCGGCAGCTGCGCTGGGAAGAGCGGAGCTGCGAGTCGACGGCCGACGGCTTCTTCTGCGAGTACAACTATGCGGGGAGCTGCCCGCGCCTGCCGCCCGCCGAGGGGCTGCTTGTCACCTACACCACCCCCTTCGGCGCCCGCGGAGGGGACTTTGTGGTGCTGCCAGCCGGGAGCAACGCCAGCATCCCCGAGATAGGGCTGGATCTCCGCTGCGACGAGGAGAGGGACAGCGGGGGGCTGCGCTGGGGACGTGACGCCCCGGGAGCCTGGGCCTGCCGCTTGGCCAACGGGGGCTGCGAGGGGACGTGCGGCGAGGAGGGTGGCTGGCCACGCTGCTCCTGCCCCGACGGCAATGTGCTGGCCCCCGACGGGCGCAGCTGCAGTTCGCCCTGTGCCGGCGCGCCCTGCCAGCATCACTGCATCGTCACCGGCACCACCTTCTTCTGCATGTGCGAGTCGGGCTACCGGCTGGCGGCCGATGGCAGCAGCTGCGAGGACATCGACGACTGCGCCGTCTCGCCCCAGCTGTGCGAACAGGCCTGCGTCAACACCGAGGGCGGCTTCCAGTGCCAGTGCTACCGCGGCTACGAGATGCTGGGTGGGCACTGCCGGCCCGTCTCGCACTGCTACAAGACGCCATGCGAGCAGAAGTGCGAGGAGGTGCCCGACGGGTACCGCTGCGGCTGCTATCCCGGCTACACCGTGGACCCACAGGATCCCAGCCGCTGCGTGCTGCACTGCAACCGCAGCCAGTGCCCGGCGCAGTGCGACCCCCACAGCCTGTCCTGCGAGTGTCCCGAGGGCTTCGTGCTGGATGACGTCGAGAGCAAGAAGATTTGCGTGGACATCAATGAGTGTGACATGAACTACTGCCAACATGACTGCGTCAACCACCCCGGCAGCTACGAGTGCCACTGCCACGCCGGCTACCAGCTCCTCAACCAGAACGACTGTGGCAAAATCCTGGAGgaagatggggatggggggtaCTCGGGGGATTTGGGGCCTGAAGCCCAAACGCCCATCCCCAGCCGGACCCCACCGAAGGCAGAGCACCTCCACCCTGGTGCACTGGTGGGCATTGCCATGGGTGCCCTCTCTGCGGCCCTGGTGCTGTTGGCCCTGGGCTACCACCTGGCGAAGAAGTGCTGCGGATCCCCCAGCAGCATGGATTACAAGTGCGGTGGCCCCCACAAGAAGGAGATGGGACTTCAGCCGGTCACCTCGGGCTGTGCCGCCTCTGGCCAGAAACTGTAG
- the SSTR4 gene encoding somatostatin receptor type 4, translated as MSADAEQLPAGAQAASVPLWTVSSWAASEVPPNTSVATGEAGRQQGQAQWGGKAGEMAGMVVIQCIYALVCLLGLLGNSLVIFVILRYTKMKTATNIYLLNLAIADELFMLSIPFVATSAALHHWPFGRALCRTVLGVDGLNMFTSVFCLTVLSLDRYIAVVHPLRAATYRRPRVAKMVNGGVWLLSLLVASPIPIFAGTATTRDGQAVACNLLWPSPAWSAAFVVYTTLLGFLLPVLAMGLCYLLIVGKMRAVAQRVGWQQRRRSEGKLTRLVLMVVAMFVVCWMPFYVVQLVNLLLPGRLDATVNNASLILSYSNSCANPILYGFLSENFRHSFHGVLRRCLDASLCCCHAGDGTAEEEEEDEEEPLDYCATPRGEDKGKGCMCPPLPCQQEPVHPQPCCKPGPLLTKTTTF; from the coding sequence ATGAGCGCCGACGctgagcagctcccagcagggGCCCAGGCGGCCAGCGTGCCCCTCTGGACCGTATCCAGCTGGGCGGCCTCCGAGGTGCCCCCCAACACCAGCGTGGCCACGGGGGAGGCCGGGCGGCAGCAGGGGCAGGCGCAGTGGGGTGGCAAGGCGGGAGAGATGGCAGGCATGGTGGTGATCCAGTGCATCTACGCCCTGGTGtgcctgctggggctgctgggcaaCTCACTGGTCATCTTCGTCATCCTGCGCTACACCAAGATGAAGACGGCCACCAACATCTACCTGCTCAACCTGGCCATCGCCGACGAGCTCTTCATGCTCAGCATCCCCTTCGTGGCCACCTCGGCTGCCCTGCACCACTGGCCTTTCGGCAGGGCACTGTGCCGTACCGTGCTGGGCGTCGATGGGCTCAATATGTTCACCAGCGTCTTCTGCTTGACCGTCCTCAGCCTGGACCGCTATATTGCGGTGGTGCACCCGCTGCGGGCGGCCACCTACCGTCGGCCTCGGGTGGCCAAGATGGTCAATGGCGGCGTGTGGCTCCTCTCCTTGCTGGTGGCTTCGCCCATCCCCATCTTCGCCGGCACAGCGACCACCCGCGACGGCCAAGCCGTGGCCTGCAACCTCCTGTGGCCGAGCCCGGCTTGGTCAGCCGCTTTCGTGGTCTACACCACCTTGCTGGGCTTCCTGCTGCCAGTGTTGGCCATGGGGCTGTGCTACCTGCTGATCGTGGGCAAGATGCGGGCAGTGGCACAGCGGGTGGGCTGGCAGCAGCGCCGGCGCTCTGAGGGCAAGCTGACACGCCTGGTGCTCATGGTGGTGGCCATGTTCGTGGTCTGCTGGATGCCCTTCTACGTGGTGCAGCTGGTCAACCTCCTGCTGCCCGGCCGCCTGGACGCCACCGTCAACAACGCCTCCCTCATCCTCAGCTACTCCAACAGCTGCGCCAACCCCATCCTCTACGGGTTCCTCTCCGAAAATTTCCGGCACTCCTTCCACGGCGTGCTGCGCCGCTGCCTGGACgccagcctctgctgctgccatgcCGGGGACGGCActgccgaggaggaggaggaggatgaggaagagcCCCTTGATTACTGCGCCACTCCGCGCGGGGAGGACAAGGGCAAGGGCTGTATGTGCCCCCCCTTGCCCTGCCAGCAGGAGCCCgtgcatccccagccctgctgcaagCCAGGACCCCTCCTCACAAAGACCACCACCTTCTAG